The following proteins come from a genomic window of Candidatus Paceibacterota bacterium:
- a CDS encoding asparaginase, whose product MKKILILGCGGTIAMVPDPKSGVLKPAKTVEDIATLVPTLKESADITLEQLLNIDSTNMNPGHWAKISMVLAERVCQYDGIIVTHGTDTMAYTATAVSMAIGNNPPTPIVFTGSQLPLVAFGTDARFNLENAMKTVIEAARLSVNEVMIVFHDRVLRGTRTIKTSEAKFTAFDSPAFDELAQINAIGVAFNQQVHKKTAESKIVLKPHFQRGILTVDLVPGIEPSILSAVMDSGTCQGLLLKSLGSGNVPSLDDFSIIPIIKKAASLSIPVLVSTKFVGGNTHMNTYEPGKEALAAGAIGTLDMTDVAAQVKLMWALAQGYRSPEALKAIIETSLVGEVTAPEAAEVSPLINTVVGGSFKM is encoded by the coding sequence ATGAAAAAAATTCTGATACTCGGCTGTGGCGGAACCATCGCCATGGTCCCCGACCCCAAAAGTGGAGTCTTGAAACCGGCCAAAACTGTTGAAGACATCGCCACGCTCGTGCCAACACTGAAGGAAAGTGCTGACATCACGCTTGAACAGTTACTCAATATCGACAGCACCAACATGAACCCGGGCCACTGGGCGAAAATCTCCATGGTCCTCGCCGAGCGGGTCTGCCAATATGACGGCATCATCGTCACCCACGGCACCGACACGATGGCTTACACCGCCACCGCAGTTTCAATGGCGATTGGCAACAATCCGCCAACTCCAATCGTGTTTACCGGTTCCCAATTGCCACTAGTGGCTTTTGGAACCGATGCACGGTTTAACTTGGAGAATGCCATGAAGACGGTAATTGAGGCGGCAAGGCTTAGCGTTAACGAAGTCATGATTGTTTTCCACGATCGAGTCTTGAGAGGGACTCGGACAATCAAAACGAGTGAAGCAAAATTTACCGCTTTCGATTCGCCGGCTTTCGACGAGTTGGCTCAAATCAACGCCATTGGCGTTGCCTTCAATCAGCAAGTTCACAAGAAGACTGCTGAAAGCAAGATTGTTCTGAAGCCACACTTTCAGCGCGGCATTTTGACGGTCGATCTGGTACCAGGTATTGAGCCGAGTATCCTGAGCGCCGTGATGGACTCAGGAACCTGCCAAGGATTGCTTTTGAAGTCTCTCGGCTCCGGCAATGTGCCAAGCTTGGACGATTTCTCAATCATTCCGATTATCAAAAAGGCCGCGTCCTTATCAATCCCTGTTCTCGTTTCGACAAAATTCGTCGGCGGTAACACGCACATGAATACCTACGAACCAGGGAAGGAAGCTCTGGCCGCCGGTGCCATCGGTACTTTGGATATGACCGATGTCGCCGCCCAGGTCAAGTTGATGTGGGCACTCGCTCAAGGCTATCGCTCGCCGGAAGCGCTCAAAGCGATAATTGAGACCAGCCTGGTCGGTGAAGTGACCGCCCCGGAAGCTGCAGAGGTCAGTCCCCTGATCAACACGGTTGTTGGGGGTAGCTTCAAAATGTGA